A stretch of Herpetosiphonaceae bacterium DNA encodes these proteins:
- a CDS encoding R3H domain-containing nucleic acid-binding protein codes for GDEEARRRGTHKTVLERKAPPTFDVLVEIRAIDDMVVYRDVAAAVDTLLRGDEPLPEHRMKDADGQVHVEQATVNEEITMEQFMRGGGRRAPSMSRDRGRARDGRDGRNGRAAARAETFVGDAGAGLDRSEQFAIAPPMAQPQPKTARIFPFGVSRNRLEKAIERLRVPATIVRDIDEATIVMTLKNHYRQNPARLQRAEEDGVPVYVLRSNTQTQMETMLADIFNVNEPSDPMNDAMIEAEEAIGRVINGAADAVELKPQTSFIRRLQHQMAERYNLHSESRGKEPHRRVKISR; via the coding sequence GGGCGATGAGGAGGCGCGGCGGCGTGGCACGCATAAGACGGTGCTGGAGCGCAAGGCACCGCCGACCTTCGATGTGCTGGTGGAGATTCGGGCGATCGACGATATGGTCGTGTATCGCGATGTGGCGGCGGCAGTTGATACGCTGCTGCGCGGCGACGAGCCGTTGCCGGAGCATCGCATGAAAGACGCCGACGGCCAGGTGCATGTCGAGCAGGCGACGGTCAACGAAGAGATCACGATGGAGCAGTTCATGCGTGGTGGCGGTCGTCGCGCTCCGAGCATGAGCCGCGATCGAGGCCGTGCGCGCGACGGACGCGACGGACGTAATGGTCGTGCGGCGGCGCGGGCGGAAACGTTTGTCGGCGATGCTGGCGCGGGCCTGGATCGCTCCGAGCAGTTCGCGATTGCGCCGCCGATGGCACAGCCGCAGCCGAAGACCGCGCGGATCTTTCCCTTTGGCGTAAGCCGCAACCGCCTGGAAAAGGCGATCGAGCGGCTGCGCGTGCCTGCAACGATCGTGCGCGACATCGACGAGGCGACGATCGTGATGACGCTCAAGAACCATTATCGCCAGAATCCGGCGCGGCTCCAGCGCGCCGAAGAAGACGGCGTGCCGGTGTATGTGCTGCGCTCGAACACGCAGACGCAGATGGAGACGATGCTCGCCGACATCTTCAACGTCAACGAGCCGAGCGATCCGATGAATGATGCGATGATCGAGGCGGAAGAGGCGATCGGACGGGTGATCAACGGCGCGGCGGATGCGGTAGAATTGAAGCCGCAGACCTCGTTTATCCGGCGGCTGCAACATCAAATGGCGGAGCGCTACAATCTCCATTCGGAGAGCCGTGGCAAAGAGCCGCATCGGCGCGTGAAGATCTCACGCTAG
- the tmk gene encoding dTMP kinase encodes MGLFITFEGPEGSGKSTQARRLYERLSAEGYPVTATREPGGTPISDLIRRILLDLRNAEMDPTTETLLFSAARAQHVAERIRPYLDLGGIVVCDRFADSMLAYQGFGSGRDLSELRTLTRIATGGLRPDITFYLDLPAEEGLERKRRAAQRANTASPLSPKTPTVEPLEWNRLDARDLAYHERVRDGFHELVKLEPERWRVLDAHLPMDQLAEHIWQAVEPSLSAIRRLEESAS; translated from the coding sequence ATGGGCTTGTTTATCACTTTCGAGGGTCCCGAAGGCAGCGGAAAATCAACCCAGGCACGTCGGCTGTACGAGCGTCTTTCGGCGGAGGGCTATCCCGTGACCGCCACACGTGAGCCGGGCGGCACGCCGATCTCCGATCTGATTCGGCGGATCTTGCTGGATCTGCGCAATGCCGAGATGGACCCGACAACGGAGACATTGCTCTTTTCGGCGGCGCGGGCGCAGCACGTCGCCGAGCGCATCCGGCCCTACCTGGATCTGGGTGGCATCGTCGTCTGCGATCGGTTTGCCGACTCGATGCTGGCGTATCAGGGCTTTGGCTCAGGCCGCGACCTGTCGGAGCTGCGGACGCTGACGCGGATTGCAACCGGGGGCCTGCGTCCAGACATAACGTTCTATCTCGATCTGCCTGCCGAGGAGGGTCTGGAGCGCAAGCGCAGAGCGGCTCAGCGGGCCAATACAGCCAGTCCGTTATCGCCGAAAACGCCGACGGTGGAGCCGCTAGAATGGAACCGGCTGGACGCGCGCGACCTGGCGTATCATGAGCGGGTGCGCGATGGATTCCACGAGCTGGTTAAACTTGAGCCTGAGCGATGGCGTGTGCTGGATGCGCATCTGCCGATGGATCAGCTCGCGGAGCATATCTGGCAGGCCGTCGAACCATCCCTCTCAGCAATTCGTCGGCTTGAGGAGTCTGCATCGTGA
- a CDS encoding cyclic-di-AMP receptor, whose translation MKLLIAVIQRQDENILTQALSERHIGVTRVSSKGGFLREGNVTLFIVVPDQRVEDAMDVIRKNCYTRTKFVAPLPPIAESGEFYPSTPIEVQVGGATVFVVSAKVLGRA comes from the coding sequence GTGAAACTGTTGATCGCCGTGATTCAGCGCCAGGACGAGAACATATTGACCCAGGCTCTCTCCGAGCGACATATCGGTGTGACGCGGGTCAGCAGCAAGGGTGGTTTTCTGCGCGAAGGCAACGTTACGCTGTTCATTGTCGTGCCCGATCAGCGGGTGGAGGATGCGATGGACGTGATTCGCAAGAACTGCTACACCCGCACCAAATTCGTCGCACCGCTCCCGCCGATCGCCGAGTCGGGCGAGTTCTATCCCTCAACGCCGATCGAAGTGCAGGTCGGCGGCGCGACGGTCTTCGTCGTCAGCGCCAAAGTGCTGGGTCGGGCCTGA
- a CDS encoding SDR family oxidoreductase — protein MNSVSLQGTYALVTGASSGLGVDFARQLAARGCNLILVARREQQLRAVQQEIAQRYGVDVTIIPMDLAQTNAPQVLYDQIKESGKTVDVLINNAGYGLYGAFTEIAWEREKNMLELDIITLMHLTKLFVKDMVARNFGFLLLVASIGAYQPSPLYASYSAAKSFVLNFGEALNYELRSTNVRCTVLSPGITATEFLKVSGQQPSRYQRMAMMQSADVTRIGIESMLKGRPSVVPGRLNALTVWSNRLIPRRLSAAIAYRLMTVK, from the coding sequence ATGAACTCAGTGAGCTTACAAGGAACATACGCGCTGGTGACGGGTGCTTCCAGCGGCCTGGGCGTGGACTTCGCGCGACAGTTGGCGGCGCGCGGCTGCAACCTGATCCTCGTCGCGCGGCGCGAGCAGCAGCTACGCGCCGTTCAGCAGGAGATCGCGCAGCGCTACGGCGTCGACGTGACGATCATCCCGATGGATCTGGCCCAGACGAATGCGCCGCAGGTGCTCTACGATCAGATCAAGGAGTCGGGCAAGACCGTCGATGTGCTGATCAACAACGCCGGGTACGGCCTCTACGGCGCATTCACCGAGATCGCGTGGGAGCGCGAGAAGAACATGCTTGAGCTGGACATCATCACGCTGATGCATCTGACCAAGCTCTTCGTCAAAGACATGGTCGCGCGTAACTTCGGCTTTCTCCTGCTGGTCGCCTCGATCGGCGCGTACCAGCCCTCGCCCTTATACGCCAGCTACTCCGCCGCCAAGAGCTTCGTGCTCAACTTCGGCGAGGCGCTCAACTACGAGCTGCGCAGCACCAACGTGCGCTGCACGGTGCTCTCGCCCGGCATCACCGCCACCGAGTTTCTCAAGGTTTCCGGGCAGCAGCCCAGCCGCTACCAGCGCATGGCGATGATGCAAAGCGCCGATGTGACGCGCATCGGGATCGAGAGCATGCTCAAAGGCAGGCCGAGCGTCGTGCCCGGACGGCTCAACGCGCTGACCGTATGGTCCAACCGGCTGATCCCCCGGCGTCTCTCCGCCGCCATCGCCTACCGGCTGATGACCGTCAAATAA
- a CDS encoding TetR family transcriptional regulator: protein MAGRRRAVRDEQKQERRQALLDVAWQLFQATSYQALTINEIADRTGLAKGTVYLYFKTKEELFLSLQEQQFEAWFGEVDARLRALDSSQQDHGAIQQIVAILAETLAHRPGFTRLLAIMHSILEQNIDFATAARFKAMLLLHVSQTGALLEAHLHFLQPGQGAQVLLRIHALTIGLQHLADPAPIVRRVLDEREMQIFAIDFAHEFSATVYALLYGLRSLATRS, encoded by the coding sequence GTGGCAGGCCGACGCCGCGCAGTGAGGGATGAGCAGAAGCAGGAGCGTCGTCAGGCGCTGCTCGATGTGGCCTGGCAGTTGTTTCAAGCAACGTCGTACCAGGCGCTGACGATCAACGAGATCGCCGACCGCACGGGCCTGGCGAAGGGCACGGTCTATCTCTACTTCAAAACCAAAGAAGAGCTCTTCCTATCGCTTCAGGAGCAGCAGTTTGAGGCATGGTTCGGCGAGGTCGATGCCCGGCTGCGCGCGCTCGATTCAAGCCAGCAGGATCACGGCGCGATCCAGCAGATTGTCGCTATTCTGGCCGAAACATTGGCGCACCGCCCAGGCTTTACCCGGCTGCTGGCGATCATGCACAGCATTCTGGAGCAAAACATCGACTTCGCCACCGCCGCGCGCTTCAAGGCGATGCTGCTGCTGCATGTTTCCCAGACAGGCGCGCTGCTCGAAGCGCATCTCCACTTTTTGCAGCCGGGGCAGGGCGCGCAGGTGTTGCTGCGCATTCATGCCCTGACGATCGGCTTGCAGCATCTCGCCGATCCCGCGCCAATTGTGCGGCGGGTCCTCGACGAGCGCGAGATGCAGATCTTCGCGATCGATTTCGCGCACGAATTTTCCGCGACCGTGTACGCGCTGCTGTACGGCCTCCGATCTCTCGCAACCAGGAGCTAA
- a CDS encoding zinc ribbon domain-containing protein, protein MENILDILRTVALVLGAYYVLLLFATAVWTYRDIRSRTQDITAQVLAVALVLVLQLPGLVLYLLMRPKQTLAEKYERALEEEYLRRDIEDDHVCSSCQRGVEAEFIVCPYCLTELRRRCHTCDRTVDLTWQVCPYCGSTASLSSAGATTMQMEVQRAKVYS, encoded by the coding sequence GTGGAGAACATTCTAGACATCCTACGAACAGTTGCGCTTGTTCTCGGCGCATATTATGTGCTGCTGTTGTTTGCGACAGCGGTCTGGACGTACCGCGACATTCGCTCGCGGACGCAGGATATTACGGCGCAGGTGCTAGCGGTCGCGCTGGTGCTGGTACTGCAACTGCCTGGTCTGGTGCTGTACCTCTTGATGCGTCCAAAGCAAACGCTAGCCGAAAAATACGAGCGGGCGCTCGAAGAAGAATATTTGCGCCGTGACATCGAGGATGATCATGTGTGCTCAAGCTGCCAGCGCGGCGTCGAGGCCGAGTTTATCGTCTGTCCCTACTGCCTGACGGAGCTGCGGCGGCGCTGCCACACCTGCGATCGCACAGTCGATCTGACCTGGCAGGTCTGCCCCTACTGCGGCTCGACCGCCAGCCTGAGCAGCGCGGGTGCCACGACGATGCAGATGGAAGTCCAGCGTGCCAAGGTCTATTCGTAG